The following are encoded in a window of Brevibacillus ruminantium genomic DNA:
- a CDS encoding non-ribosomal peptide synthetase has protein sequence MSVTKMRGNRMYTEQFPNMEACIHHLIEQQVEIRPDQTAVIYEETALTYRELNEKANQFAHYLVKCGLSIEDPVAVCMDRSLEMVIVLLGVLKAGGAYVPMDPEYPQKRLEYMLTDAKAPVIVTSKSREALFAGQCLGDTKLIVVDHREEWSGQQKTNLTIPLTVDNLIYIIYTSGSTGNPKGVMNTHRALNNRLQWKQKVLQLDEKDRVLQKTTFSFDVSVWEFFWPLLAGATLVVARPGEHRDPAYLIQTIQEQSITTIHFVPSMLQIFLDAYERDIPLPSLKRVICGGEALPKAMERAFFSKFDTVELHNLYGPTEAAIDVTYWRCTGDEQETVIPIGFPISNISLYILDEAGNPITEPGVAGELHIGGIGLARGYYNKPELTEEKFIPNPFEEGGRLYKTGDLCRYREDWAIEYLGRIDFQVKIRGFRIELGEIEAELERLPGIKQCVVSAITEENHTYLAAYMSVQDSEKWDENYVRQQLEEVLPDYMIPSFFVRLDAFPLSSNGKVDRKSLPSPWKNRMVPKDALPTTLTEKKVASLWKELLFLGEVSIHTPFLSAGGNSLFAARLVSRIKQQLQIPISLRDVFSHPTIHQLANWIDSLSVPSGELSPLKVKPTKHREKKTDLSFAQKRLWFIHEWQDTRSMYNLPNYFEINGPLKHDVLRASLEELLARHESLRANFITENGHPYQVIDDSRTSNLEWISLLDQPYESARQAALQQMEEDARIPFDLSADPLYRFKLFQLSEDQYLFYFHLHHIISDGWSSYVFQSDLFKLYNELEGGMDCSDRTDEERPEAAVQYRDYINWEQAFVDSPEYQEQLAYWKTQLNVESPALKLVASQNPSYEQGHEGDVSTFRIPPQVIEQLQNFCKQHHSTLYAAMLSVFTLMIYRLSHEKDIAIGTTAVGRNHAELEKLIGFFVNTLVIRNQIREGSSFVELLQQVSDTAVQAFSHGDVPFDKVVEEIQPHRSVNQSPLFSHMFSFQDFAFEPVEAKHLTVGEPILLHNQTAKFDLTLFMERSGDTYIGKWEYRTDLYPEETMKRFTSHFLQLCREVLEHPSQPVEQLSLLTEEEKALVLHRFNETECDFPDVGLHEWVEAQVQRTPNHIAAEYEGECLTYRELDEKANQLAHLLREKGVKPDTPVGVCMERSLELLVSIMGILKAGGAYLPIDTETPWERANAMLQDAQASICITQPGTNMKAGHGIELLSYLIHGNLLDGYPATKPDVPVTPDHLVSIYYTSGSTGKPKGVSNTHKGWVNRLNWMQKKHRLAEHEVVLQKTILTFDDAAVEIFWPLLVGAKIAFLPKGAHRDPVSIIEYAIRHNVSLLQFVPSMLKMVLEQITPQQKQQLTNLRIVVSSGEALHADVVRSFYEKLPGRLYNTWGATEVSIDSTCFDCEPHQENSSEIVSVGRPIDNNRIYVLDSFLKPLPPGVPGDLYIAGIGLARGYINNPERTSQSFLPDPFYPGENMYLTGDRGYLNQDGSIMFLGRQDNQIKLRGMRVELGEIETTLRSIDGISDAVVTVHNTESGIQYLAAYYTSTDGPMEPGRLKHALKKGLPDYMVPGYYVPLETFPLNANGKIDRHQLPKPTEEHLAVTGAYVAPKNEKEQAIVSIWLEKLGVQKIGTQDHFFELGGHSLLAVQIISAINQRFGAKLYVKDLFEHPTVETLAEVLDRRLSRDADKLVFAQADRNLPSPLSDAQKRLWFLDQLHQDTKYNMPLVLKFQGSVDAKRVTDCLNQLIARHESLRTAFHHANGEPQQSVLPEASLTLQVEEWDQQDLQRIVQREMSIPFDLSVAPLVRGRLVKGKAADVLILVFHHIISDGWSLQVIMDELLQLYAGETSFLATPPVQYLDYVTAQNQFTQQSDYQEQLFYWQKKFEGELPLLQLPHDRNRQKEAREGNNTLKRSLSQQAAADIKAFSQAKRVTPFMTMLSVFGLLLSRLSRQRDLIIGTPIVNRNAAELEKAVGLYLNTLPLRLILDEQVSYQELLQQTKQTVLEAFAHQDISFEKIVEVVNPKRNLNRNPLFDVLINYRNFEEIKQSHVHNLNVEKIELDEIESKFFMTLYIEETADSFQLSLAYQNHLFEQGRMEEFLNQYVHLLGQVIRSTDQVIESYSLVTPEAGSILPDPTASLRCQDYPRITHCIRRWSEAIPDHIAVEGTERSYSYQELYRDALRVAKGLRKRNVGSGDVVALYGDRSYEMIAAMIGVHLADAVFMNIDARMPAKKMESILHIAKPRLMVVMETLDSMHSHVPANAELPCYQIGELIGDQAVEREDLLPEEVCPHAYIFFTSGTTGEPKGILGTHTGLAHFLDWQRMQFSVTPADRSAQLTHITFDVYLRDVFLPLTSGATLVLPAHQETEVVRWLAEKEITLLHAVPSLADHWLKQSPQDEFSDTLRHIFFAGEPLPGALVRSWREVTDAQINNFYGQTETTLAKCFHIVPDQFFEEIMPIGKPIPDTQLLVVNQQNQLCGVGEQGEIVVRTPYRTRGYLDQGVDTFIQSFFREDADDLLYRTGDIGCYRPDGNLEIHGRVDDQLKIRGIRIHKNEIAAAILRQAHTKQCVIIEKQEADQILLQAYIVMEEGQLLQPDQLRKALRQDLPLAMIPNRFIQIDQVPVTANGKVDRKKLASYQAVVESREHDQFQNSVELELEKIWLALLPVSSIGPNSNFFECGGHSLLIVKMISRIRELLGYETSLLEVFEYPTIRELAARLQTKKKKTDLPIQKVTRVRQKL, from the coding sequence ATGAGCGTAACGAAAATGAGAGGAAATAGGATGTATACGGAGCAGTTTCCAAACATGGAGGCGTGCATCCATCATCTGATCGAACAGCAGGTGGAGATACGGCCAGATCAGACAGCTGTCATTTATGAAGAGACGGCACTTACTTACCGGGAATTGAATGAGAAGGCCAATCAGTTTGCCCATTATCTGGTGAAATGCGGGCTTAGTATCGAAGATCCGGTGGCGGTGTGCATGGATCGCTCGCTGGAAATGGTCATCGTCTTGTTGGGCGTGTTAAAGGCGGGAGGCGCCTATGTCCCGATGGACCCGGAATATCCGCAAAAGCGTTTGGAATACATGCTGACAGATGCAAAAGCTCCCGTGATCGTAACCTCCAAAAGCAGAGAAGCGCTCTTTGCCGGGCAGTGTCTGGGAGATACAAAGCTGATCGTCGTCGATCATCGGGAAGAATGGTCCGGCCAACAGAAAACCAATCTGACCATTCCGCTGACGGTGGACAATCTTATCTACATCATCTATACCTCCGGTTCGACCGGGAATCCCAAAGGGGTAATGAATACACACCGGGCTCTAAACAATCGGCTGCAGTGGAAGCAAAAGGTACTTCAGCTTGATGAGAAAGATCGGGTTCTGCAAAAGACAACGTTCAGTTTTGATGTGTCGGTCTGGGAATTTTTTTGGCCGCTGCTTGCCGGCGCCACCCTTGTTGTTGCGAGACCGGGAGAACATAGAGATCCCGCGTATTTGATTCAAACCATTCAGGAGCAGAGCATTACCACCATACATTTTGTGCCCTCCATGCTGCAAATCTTTCTGGACGCCTATGAAAGGGATATACCGCTTCCGTCTCTCAAGCGTGTTATATGCGGCGGGGAAGCCTTGCCGAAAGCGATGGAACGCGCCTTCTTCTCCAAATTCGACACGGTGGAACTGCACAACCTGTACGGACCCACGGAAGCAGCGATTGATGTCACGTACTGGAGATGTACCGGGGATGAACAGGAAACCGTCATTCCCATCGGATTTCCGATCAGCAATATTTCCTTGTATATTCTGGACGAGGCGGGAAACCCGATCACTGAGCCTGGAGTGGCAGGAGAGCTCCATATTGGCGGCATCGGGCTTGCCAGAGGCTACTATAACAAGCCGGAGCTGACCGAAGAGAAATTTATTCCCAACCCCTTCGAGGAAGGAGGACGTCTTTATAAAACAGGTGATCTGTGCAGATATCGCGAAGACTGGGCCATCGAGTATCTGGGAAGGATCGATTTTCAGGTAAAAATCCGGGGCTTCCGTATCGAACTGGGTGAGATTGAAGCAGAATTGGAGCGCTTGCCCGGCATCAAGCAGTGTGTCGTTTCGGCGATTACAGAAGAAAACCACACTTATCTTGCGGCATATATGAGTGTGCAGGACAGCGAGAAATGGGACGAGAACTATGTGCGGCAACAGCTCGAAGAAGTATTGCCGGATTACATGATCCCTTCCTTTTTTGTCCGGCTAGACGCTTTTCCTTTGTCGTCCAATGGGAAGGTGGATCGGAAAAGCTTGCCTTCCCCCTGGAAAAACAGGATGGTGCCCAAAGATGCTCTGCCTACAACCCTAACCGAAAAAAAGGTAGCTTCCCTTTGGAAGGAACTGCTGTTTTTAGGGGAAGTCTCCATTCACACGCCGTTTCTTTCGGCAGGGGGGAACTCTCTGTTTGCGGCTCGCCTGGTATCCCGTATCAAGCAGCAGCTGCAGATTCCGATTTCCCTGAGGGATGTCTTTTCGCATCCGACCATTCATCAATTGGCCAACTGGATTGATTCACTGTCAGTTCCATCGGGAGAGCTGTCACCGTTGAAAGTGAAGCCGACCAAACACAGGGAAAAGAAAACAGATTTATCGTTTGCACAAAAACGGCTTTGGTTTATCCATGAATGGCAAGACACCCGTTCGATGTACAACCTGCCCAATTATTTCGAGATCAATGGCCCGCTCAAGCACGATGTTCTACGTGCCAGTCTGGAAGAGCTGCTGGCCCGTCATGAAAGCTTGCGAGCCAATTTTATCACAGAAAATGGTCATCCCTACCAGGTGATAGATGATTCGCGTACAAGCAATTTGGAGTGGATCTCGCTGTTGGATCAGCCCTATGAATCGGCGAGGCAGGCAGCGCTTCAACAGATGGAGGAAGATGCGAGGATCCCGTTCGACTTGTCTGCCGATCCTCTCTACCGGTTTAAGCTGTTTCAGCTTTCCGAGGATCAGTATCTTTTTTATTTTCATTTGCATCACATCATTTCGGATGGCTGGTCCTCGTATGTTTTCCAGTCAGACCTGTTCAAGTTGTACAACGAGTTGGAAGGCGGCATGGACTGTTCAGACCGTACAGATGAGGAAAGGCCTGAAGCGGCTGTCCAGTACAGGGACTATATCAATTGGGAGCAAGCTTTCGTCGACTCCCCTGAATACCAGGAACAGCTGGCGTATTGGAAAACACAATTAAACGTCGAATCACCTGCCCTCAAGCTGGTTGCCAGTCAGAATCCTTCCTACGAGCAGGGGCATGAAGGGGACGTCAGCACTTTCCGCATACCGCCCCAGGTGATCGAGCAATTGCAAAACTTTTGCAAACAGCATCACAGTACCCTGTACGCGGCAATGCTCTCAGTGTTTACACTGATGATATATCGATTGTCGCATGAAAAGGATATCGCGATTGGAACCACGGCCGTCGGCAGAAATCACGCTGAATTAGAAAAGCTGATAGGGTTTTTCGTCAATACGCTGGTGATCCGCAATCAAATCCGGGAAGGAAGCAGCTTTGTAGAGCTGCTTCAGCAGGTGAGCGATACCGCGGTCCAAGCTTTTTCACACGGCGATGTGCCCTTTGACAAGGTAGTTGAAGAAATACAGCCGCATCGCTCCGTCAATCAGTCTCCTTTGTTTTCCCATATGTTCAGCTTTCAGGACTTTGCGTTCGAACCGGTGGAAGCCAAGCATTTGACTGTCGGTGAGCCGATTCTGCTTCATAACCAAACCGCCAAATTCGATCTGACCTTGTTCATGGAGCGGAGCGGGGATACCTATATCGGAAAATGGGAATACCGGACGGATTTGTACCCGGAAGAAACAATGAAGCGATTTACCTCGCATTTCCTGCAGCTTTGTCGTGAGGTATTGGAGCATCCGTCACAGCCAGTGGAACAGCTTTCACTGCTGACTGAGGAAGAAAAAGCGCTTGTGCTCCATCGTTTTAACGAAACCGAGTGCGATTTCCCCGATGTCGGGCTGCATGAATGGGTCGAAGCCCAGGTGCAGCGCACTCCAAACCACATCGCTGCAGAGTATGAAGGAGAGTGCCTGACCTACAGGGAACTGGATGAAAAGGCGAACCAGCTCGCGCACCTGCTGCGGGAAAAGGGAGTAAAGCCTGATACGCCGGTTGGGGTATGCATGGAACGCTCGCTGGAGCTTCTCGTATCCATCATGGGAATCCTGAAAGCAGGCGGGGCTTACCTGCCGATTGATACGGAGACGCCTTGGGAACGGGCTAATGCCATGCTCCAGGATGCACAAGCGTCGATCTGCATAACGCAGCCGGGGACGAATATGAAGGCCGGACATGGGATCGAGCTGCTCTCATATCTGATCCACGGGAATCTCCTGGACGGTTATCCCGCAACGAAACCAGATGTTCCGGTCACTCCGGACCATCTCGTCTCCATCTATTACACGTCAGGCTCGACAGGAAAGCCCAAAGGAGTCAGCAACACCCATAAAGGCTGGGTAAACCGCCTAAACTGGATGCAGAAGAAGCATCGTTTGGCGGAGCATGAAGTGGTGTTGCAGAAAACCATTTTGACGTTTGATGATGCGGCAGTGGAAATTTTTTGGCCGCTGCTGGTGGGAGCCAAGATCGCATTTCTGCCCAAGGGAGCTCATCGGGACCCTGTCAGCATTATTGAATATGCCATCCGGCACAATGTGTCCTTGCTTCAATTTGTTCCCAGCATGCTGAAGATGGTCCTGGAGCAAATCACGCCTCAACAGAAACAGCAGTTGACCAATCTGCGCATTGTCGTGTCAAGCGGAGAAGCCTTGCATGCCGACGTGGTCCGCTCCTTTTATGAAAAGCTGCCCGGCAGGCTGTATAACACCTGGGGGGCCACGGAGGTTTCGATTGACTCTACCTGTTTTGATTGCGAGCCGCACCAGGAGAACAGCTCAGAGATCGTCTCCGTCGGCCGTCCGATCGATAATAACCGCATCTATGTGCTGGATTCGTTTTTAAAGCCGCTGCCGCCGGGAGTGCCGGGCGATCTGTATATTGCCGGTATCGGCCTTGCCAGAGGGTATATCAATAATCCGGAGCGAACCAGTCAGTCATTTTTGCCCGATCCCTTTTATCCCGGGGAAAACATGTACCTGACCGGTGACCGAGGATACCTGAATCAAGACGGAAGCATCATGTTTCTCGGGCGGCAGGACAATCAAATCAAGCTCAGGGGAATGCGTGTAGAACTGGGTGAGATTGAAACCACGCTCCGGTCCATCGACGGGATATCGGATGCCGTCGTCACGGTGCATAACACGGAATCCGGCATTCAATACTTGGCAGCGTACTATACGAGCACAGATGGCCCGATGGAGCCTGGCCGACTCAAACATGCTTTGAAAAAGGGGCTGCCGGATTACATGGTTCCCGGGTATTACGTGCCATTGGAGACCTTCCCGCTGAACGCTAACGGAAAAATTGACCGACATCAGCTGCCGAAGCCAACAGAGGAGCATCTGGCGGTAACCGGCGCTTATGTCGCTCCGAAGAATGAAAAGGAGCAAGCGATTGTCTCCATCTGGCTGGAGAAATTGGGCGTTCAAAAGATCGGAACGCAGGATCACTTCTTTGAATTGGGCGGCCACTCCTTGTTGGCGGTGCAAATCATTTCCGCAATCAATCAAAGATTTGGCGCAAAGCTGTATGTGAAAGATTTGTTTGAGCATCCAACGGTTGAGACATTGGCAGAGGTTCTCGACAGACGCCTAAGCCGTGATGCGGACAAACTGGTTTTCGCACAGGCAGATCGAAATCTGCCGTCTCCCCTCTCCGATGCGCAAAAGCGGCTGTGGTTTTTGGACCAGCTTCACCAGGATACGAAATACAACATGCCGCTGGTTTTGAAATTCCAGGGATCGGTTGACGCAAAGAGAGTAACAGATTGTCTGAATCAACTGATCGCCAGACATGAATCATTGCGCACCGCTTTCCATCATGCAAATGGAGAGCCGCAACAAAGCGTACTGCCAGAGGCATCTCTCACTCTGCAGGTGGAGGAGTGGGACCAGCAGGATTTGCAACGGATCGTCCAGCGCGAGATGTCCATACCATTCGATTTGTCAGTGGCCCCCTTGGTCAGAGGGAGATTGGTAAAAGGGAAGGCAGCGGATGTGTTGATCCTGGTCTTCCATCACATCATCAGCGACGGCTGGTCTTTGCAGGTGATCATGGATGAGCTGCTGCAGCTATACGCAGGGGAGACATCATTTTTGGCGACGCCGCCTGTCCAGTATTTGGACTACGTGACCGCGCAAAACCAGTTCACTCAGCAATCCGACTATCAGGAGCAGCTTTTCTATTGGCAGAAAAAGTTTGAAGGGGAGCTTCCCCTGCTCCAGCTTCCTCATGACCGAAACCGGCAAAAAGAAGCGAGGGAAGGGAACAACACCCTGAAAAGATCCTTGTCGCAACAGGCCGCAGCGGATATCAAAGCGTTCAGCCAAGCGAAGCGGGTCACACCGTTTATGACGATGCTGTCTGTTTTCGGGCTGCTGCTGTCGAGACTGTCCCGTCAACGCGATTTGATCATTGGTACACCGATCGTCAATCGGAATGCTGCCGAATTGGAAAAAGCCGTAGGGTTATACCTGAATACCTTGCCCTTGCGTCTGATCCTGGACGAACAGGTGTCGTACCAAGAGCTTTTGCAGCAGACTAAGCAAACGGTTCTGGAGGCTTTTGCTCATCAAGACATTTCCTTTGAAAAAATAGTAGAGGTTGTCAATCCGAAGCGAAATCTGAATCGCAACCCTTTGTTCGACGTGCTGATCAACTACCGCAACTTTGAAGAAATCAAGCAATCTCACGTCCATAACCTCAACGTCGAAAAAATCGAACTGGATGAAATTGAATCAAAGTTTTTCATGACCCTCTATATCGAGGAGACCGCTGACAGCTTCCAGTTATCGCTCGCCTATCAAAACCATCTGTTTGAACAGGGGCGCATGGAAGAATTCCTGAACCAATACGTCCATTTGTTGGGACAGGTCATCCGTTCAACCGATCAAGTGATCGAGTCGTATTCCCTGGTGACGCCGGAAGCGGGGAGCATCCTGCCCGATCCAACCGCAAGCCTGCGCTGTCAGGATTACCCGCGCATCACTCACTGCATCAGACGCTGGAGCGAAGCAATCCCCGATCACATCGCAGTGGAGGGGACGGAGAGGAGCTATTCCTATCAGGAACTCTACCGGGATGCTCTGCGAGTCGCCAAGGGCTTGCGCAAAAGAAATGTCGGCTCCGGTGACGTCGTCGCCCTGTATGGAGACAGAAGCTACGAGATGATTGCCGCCATGATTGGGGTACATCTGGCAGATGCCGTATTTATGAACATCGATGCGCGAATGCCCGCGAAAAAAATGGAGTCGATCCTGCACATCGCCAAACCGCGTCTGATGGTAGTGATGGAGACCCTTGATTCCATGCACAGCCACGTCCCCGCGAATGCAGAGCTTCCTTGCTATCAGATAGGCGAGCTGATTGGCGATCAGGCGGTGGAACGGGAAGACCTTCTTCCGGAAGAGGTTTGTCCGCATGCTTATATTTTCTTTACATCGGGCACAACCGGGGAGCCCAAAGGCATTCTGGGCACCCACACTGGTTTGGCGCATTTTCTGGATTGGCAACGGATGCAGTTTAGCGTAACGCCAGCTGATCGCAGCGCTCAGTTAACGCATATCACGTTTGATGTATATTTGCGTGATGTCTTTTTGCCGCTGACCAGTGGTGCCACACTCGTCCTTCCTGCTCATCAGGAAACAGAGGTAGTCAGATGGCTGGCGGAAAAAGAGATTACTTTGCTGCACGCGGTTCCGTCTCTGGCCGACCATTGGCTGAAGCAATCTCCCCAAGATGAGTTCTCGGATACCCTTCGGCATATCTTTTTTGCCGGAGAACCGCTGCCTGGCGCTCTTGTTCGGTCCTGGCGCGAGGTCACTGATGCCCAGATCAATAATTTTTATGGGCAAACGGAGACGACGCTGGCCAAATGTTTCCATATCGTCCCAGACCAATTCTTTGAAGAAATCATGCCGATTGGAAAGCCGATTCCTGATACGCAATTGCTCGTCGTCAATCAACAGAATCAATTATGCGGAGTAGGCGAACAAGGAGAGATTGTCGTCAGGACGCCTTATCGGACTCGCGGATACCTGGATCAGGGCGTAGACACTTTTATCCAGAGTTTCTTCCGGGAGGACGCAGATGATCTTCTGTACAGAACGGGGGATATCGGCTGCTATCGTCCGGATGGAAACCTGGAGATTCACGGTCGCGTCGATGATCAACTCAAAATCAGAGGGATTCGCATCCATAAAAATGAAATTGCGGCTGCAATTTTGCGGCAAGCACATACGAAGCAATGCGTGATTATCGAAAAGCAGGAAGCCGATCAGATTCTGCTGCAGGCGTATATCGTGATGGAAGAGGGACAACTGCTGCAGCCCGATCAGCTGCGGAAGGCGCTGCGCCAGGATTTGCCTCTGGCGATGATTCCCAACCGGTTCATCCAGATCGATCAGGTTCCTGTCACCGCAAACGGCAAAGTAGACCGAAAAAAATTGGCGAGCTATCAGGCTGTGGTCGAAAGCAGGGAGCATGATCAGTTCCAAAATTCCGTGGAGCTGGAGCTGGAGAAAATTTGGCTTGCGTTGCTGCCCGTGTCGTCTATCGGGCCAAACAGCAATTTCTTTGAATGCGGCGGTCATTCCCTGCTGATTGTCAAAATGATTTCCCGCATCCGTGAACTGCTTGGATATGAAACGAGTCTCCTGGAAGTCTTTGAGTACCCGACCATCAGAGAATTGGCAGCGCGTTTGCAAACGAAGAAGAAGAAAACCGATCTTCCAATCCAAAAAGTAACAAGAGTTAGACAAAAGCTGTAG